The following is a genomic window from Balneola sp..
AGAATTAGAAAAGAATCAGGATTATGGAACATACTCGAAATGTATTGGATAGCATGTCCAATATTTTCGGCTCTGAAAAAAATCCAAGCAAAAACTGTTAATGCAAATGTTAATAGTATTTGTGTAATCTCCTTTATGTTTGGAAGAAACTTTCCCGATGCAACAGTATCCAGGTAGTTCCGGTTATTATTAGTTAGCATAAGTGGTAAGAAATAAATGGCATTAAGTATACCCCATACAATAAAGGTCCAATTTGCGCCGTGCCAAAATCCACTAACTATAAATATTGCAAAGGTATTTCTGATTTTAAGCAAGGTATTACCCCGGCTACCACCAAGAGGGATATAGAGGTAATCTCTAAACCAGGTTGATAGAGAGATATGCCAACGTCTCCAAAACTCAGCAATATTTCTTGAGAAATATGGGAAGTTAAAGTTCCGCATGATATCAAAACCAAATAGTCGGGAGGTACCTATAGCTATATCTGAGTAACCTGAGAAATCGCCATATATTTGAAAAGTGAAGAATAAGGCACCAAGAAATAGTGTACTTCCAGAATAGTCCGCAGAATTATTGAAAATCTCATTTGCGTAAACCGCACAATTATCTGCAATTACAATCTTTTTGAATAAACCCCAAAGGATCTGGCGCATTCCGTCAACAGCTTTTGAGTAATCAAAGGATCGTTTTTTATAAAACTGAGGCAGTAAATTAGTTGCACGTTCAATAGGTCCAGCAACCAGCTGAGGGAAGAAACTGACAAACGCGGAAAATGCAATAAAATCCTTTGTGGGTTCTAGTTTCTTCTTATAGATATCTATGGTATAACTTAATGTCTGAAAGGTATAGAAACTGATTCCGACTGGTAAAACGACGTTTAATGAATTAGCACTAATCTCCGCTCCGAAAAGGGTAAAAGCTGCTACAAAATTTTCTAGGAAGAAATTGTAGTATTTAAAAAAACCAAGGAAGCCAAGATTTACTCCTATACTAAGCCATAGAAGTAATTTTCTCTTAGGTTGATTGTTTTCATCCTTTAGTTTAAGGCCAATTGTATAATCAACAATAGTACTAATAAGGATAAGTGATAAGAATCTCCAATCCCACCAACCATAGAATAAATAGCTAGCTGCTACGATTAAGAAATTTTGTAGCTTTAGGCGCCTGTTAGTTACGAACCAATACAGTAAAAAAACTGTAGGCAAAAAAAATGCAAAATCGATAGAATTAAAAAGCATTTCTTTTTTAACCTGGGATGTTCTTCGTCTGCATCTATAATTCTTTTATTTGCCCAAGGTAAGAACCTACAATCAATGATTATCCTTGGATTTCTAAAACACTAGAATAGTGATAAAATCGATATAACCACAAGGCAGAACACTAGCTAGAAATAGGAATGACTTTTTAAGGATAAAATTGCTGATGAGACACTTGGTCAAGATCGCTACAGAGTAAGAGAAGAGCACAGGACTCTTTTTCTATCTTTAAATCAGCAATCACTAATCACGGGTTCTTCTTTTTTTGAACGAAGTTTACTCAAGTGATAAGTATGGATAACAACAGCAACAGAACATCCAATAATAAAAGGTGGAGCATTCAATAAGAGCCCATAAATGATATAGACTGCATTTGCAGTTAGAGAGAGTGTGCGCAGAAGAAAGATATTCTTCATTGCCATGGATGTTAAATTTAAGACCAGGGCACCATAACCGATTAAATGAATCATAAGGATTTGCACATGATCTTTTCAGTCCGATCCAGGACGGCCATTTGCGGTGGAGCCTCTCTATCATCAAAACCTAACTTGTAATAAAGTTTGTGAGCTTTAGGCATCGATAAAGTAGTTTGAAGCCAAAGTGTATCAGCTTCATTTTCCATACATCTTGTGATACATCTTTCAATGAGTTTGGTGGCTATTCCCATT
Proteins encoded in this region:
- a CDS encoding MBOAT family protein, with translation MLFNSIDFAFFLPTVFLLYWFVTNRRLKLQNFLIVAASYLFYGWWDWRFLSLILISTIVDYTIGLKLKDENNQPKRKLLLWLSIGVNLGFLGFFKYYNFFLENFVAAFTLFGAEISANSLNVVLPVGISFYTFQTLSYTIDIYKKKLEPTKDFIAFSAFVSFFPQLVAGPIERATNLLPQFYKKRSFDYSKAVDGMRQILWGLFKKIVIADNCAVYANEIFNNSADYSGSTLFLGALFFTFQIYGDFSGYSDIAIGTSRLFGFDIMRNFNFPYFSRNIAEFWRRWHISLSTWFRDYLYIPLGGSRGNTLLKIRNTFAIFIVSGFWHGANWTFIVWGILNAIYFLPLMLTNNNRNYLDTVASGKFLPNIKEITQILLTFALTVFAWIFFRAENIGHAIQYISSMFHNPDSFLILGTYLKYKTIILLLSIFILIEWLGRDGQYAISNLGLSWKRPLRYGMYYALILAIFWFGGKEQEFIYFQF